A genome region from Mycolicibacterium litorale includes the following:
- a CDS encoding Dyp-type peroxidase, translated as MTRGSRRTGVSRRSFVTGALGAGAAVGVGATLSGCSDSSPTPVAASRFVPFEGAHQTGIFAVPIPEQGLIASFNVLSKDRAGLAATLAELTDEIRGLMAGRPPEVRDPAYPPVDSGILGEKPPPDNLSIVVGVGASLFDDRFGLADRKPRELETMPFLANDRLDPKLSHGDLSIILEADHIDTMQFALRQLMRRTRSHLVLRWMVDGYARGIGAGPVSEAATPRNLLGFKDGTSNLNVDDDALMDGHVWVGPGDGEPEWAVGGSYQAVRIIRMFVEFWDRTQLAEQEAIFGRRKVSGAPIGMTDEFDDPNYAEDPDGKRIKLNAHIRLANPRTAESEQNLILRRGFSYSRGFDGAGRLDQGLAFVSYQRSLEKGFLAVQRRLKGEPLEEYILPVGGGFFFMLPGVTGADRFLGDTLVG; from the coding sequence GTGACCCGAGGTTCGCGGCGGACAGGTGTCTCGCGCCGATCGTTCGTCACCGGCGCCTTGGGCGCCGGTGCGGCGGTCGGCGTCGGCGCCACGTTGTCCGGTTGTTCGGATTCCTCGCCGACACCGGTGGCCGCGTCGCGGTTCGTGCCGTTCGAGGGCGCGCATCAGACCGGGATCTTCGCGGTGCCCATTCCGGAGCAGGGCTTGATTGCCTCCTTCAACGTCCTGTCGAAGGACCGGGCCGGACTCGCGGCGACGCTGGCCGAGCTGACCGACGAGATCCGCGGTCTGATGGCGGGCAGACCGCCCGAGGTGCGCGATCCCGCCTATCCGCCGGTCGACTCCGGGATCCTCGGTGAGAAGCCGCCGCCGGACAACCTGTCGATCGTCGTCGGCGTGGGCGCCTCGCTGTTCGACGACCGGTTCGGGCTGGCCGACCGCAAGCCCCGCGAACTGGAGACGATGCCGTTCCTGGCCAATGACCGGCTCGATCCCAAGCTGTCGCACGGTGACCTGTCGATCATCCTGGAGGCCGATCACATCGACACCATGCAGTTCGCGCTGCGGCAGCTGATGCGCCGCACCCGCAGCCACCTGGTGCTGCGGTGGATGGTGGACGGGTACGCCCGCGGTATCGGAGCCGGTCCGGTCTCCGAGGCGGCGACCCCGCGAAACCTGCTGGGGTTCAAGGACGGAACGTCGAACCTGAACGTCGACGACGACGCGCTGATGGATGGCCACGTGTGGGTGGGGCCCGGCGACGGCGAGCCGGAATGGGCCGTCGGCGGCTCGTATCAGGCGGTGCGCATCATCCGGATGTTCGTCGAATTCTGGGACCGCACACAGCTCGCCGAGCAGGAGGCGATCTTCGGGCGGCGCAAGGTCAGCGGCGCGCCGATCGGGATGACGGACGAGTTCGACGATCCCAACTACGCCGAAGACCCGGACGGCAAGCGCATCAAGCTCAACGCGCACATCCGGCTGGCCAACCCCCGCACCGCCGAGTCCGAACAGAATCTCATTCTGCGGCGCGGCTTTTCGTACTCGCGGGGGTTCGACGGCGCGGGTCGGCTCGACCAGGGGCTGGCCTTCGTGTCATACCAGCGCAGCCTCGAGAAGGGCTTCCTCGCCGTGCAGCGACGACTCAAGGGCGAACCGCTCGAGGAGTACATCCTGCCGGTGGGCGGCGGCTTCTTCTTCATGCTGCCCGGTGTGACCGGTGCGGATCGCTTCCTCGGGGACACCCTGGTCGGCTGA
- a CDS encoding EfeM/EfeO family lipoprotein, whose product MGRQIAWQIPVVALALVLAGCSSDSGSGGEAETSATTTSAEAAATPSPEAEKAAADYKAYAVEQTNELVGAVKTLTDAVRANNLQAAQEAYAPSRLPWERIEPLAGLVEEIDGKVDARVDDFAGVDDPAFTGWHRLEYLLFSQNTTEGGAQFADQLDADIATLQKQMQSVEVKPVDVSTGAAELIEEVSEGKITGEEDRYSKTDLWDFQANLEGSQAAVNRLSPALVKADPALLGEIEAGFSEIFASLAPLRRGDGFVLFCTENDPYPSPRCPEVTVDPATIDKMKAQLAGLSENLSQVSGVLKLT is encoded by the coding sequence ATGGGACGGCAAATCGCCTGGCAGATACCGGTCGTTGCACTGGCTTTGGTGCTGGCCGGATGTTCGAGCGACAGCGGCAGTGGCGGCGAGGCCGAAACCTCCGCGACCACGACCTCCGCCGAGGCCGCCGCGACGCCCAGCCCCGAAGCCGAGAAGGCCGCCGCCGATTACAAGGCGTATGCCGTCGAGCAGACCAATGAGCTCGTCGGAGCCGTCAAGACCCTGACCGACGCGGTGCGCGCCAACAACCTGCAGGCCGCCCAGGAGGCGTACGCACCGTCGCGGTTGCCGTGGGAGCGCATCGAGCCGCTGGCCGGTCTCGTCGAGGAGATCGACGGCAAGGTCGACGCCCGCGTCGACGACTTCGCCGGCGTCGACGACCCGGCGTTCACCGGGTGGCACCGCCTCGAGTACCTGTTGTTCTCGCAGAACACCACCGAGGGCGGCGCGCAGTTCGCCGACCAGCTCGACGCCGACATCGCAACGCTGCAGAAGCAGATGCAGTCCGTCGAGGTGAAGCCCGTCGACGTGTCGACCGGTGCCGCTGAGCTCATCGAAGAGGTCTCCGAAGGCAAGATCACCGGCGAGGAGGACCGCTACTCCAAGACCGACCTGTGGGACTTCCAGGCCAACCTGGAGGGGTCGCAGGCCGCGGTCAACCGCCTGTCGCCGGCGCTGGTGAAGGCCGATCCCGCGCTGCTGGGTGAGATCGAGGCCGGGTTCTCCGAGATCTTCGCCAGCCTCGCGCCACTGCGCCGCGGTGACGGCTTCGTCCTGTTCTGCACCGAGAACGACCCGTACCCGTCGCCGCGCTGCCCCGAGGTGACCGTCGATCCCGCGACGATCGACAAGATGAAGGCGCAGCTGGCCGGCCTGTCGGAGAACCTGTCCCAGGTGTCGGGAGTGCTGAAGCTGACGTGA
- a CDS encoding lytic transglycosylase domain-containing protein, whose amino-acid sequence MMAAAVIVATLLVLASSCSWQLGTPIPEGVPPPSGDPVPAVDTYAKGRPADALHEWAAERAPRLGIPVTALEAYAYAARVAEVENPDCHLSWTTMAGIGMVESHHGNYRGAMVAANGEVTPPIRGMRLDGSSGNLEIRDTDAGALDGDDELDRAMGPMQFIPETWRLYGVDANGDGKAHPDNIDDAALSAAGYLCYTGKDLSTPRGWMNALRAYNYSEQYARTVRDWATAYAEGRRL is encoded by the coding sequence ATGATGGCGGCCGCCGTCATCGTCGCCACGCTCCTGGTACTGGCCTCGAGTTGCTCCTGGCAGCTGGGCACCCCCATTCCCGAGGGCGTGCCGCCGCCGTCCGGCGATCCCGTCCCCGCCGTCGACACCTACGCCAAGGGCCGTCCCGCGGATGCGCTGCACGAATGGGCCGCAGAGCGGGCGCCGCGGCTCGGTATCCCGGTGACCGCGCTGGAGGCGTACGCCTATGCCGCCCGCGTCGCCGAGGTGGAGAACCCGGACTGCCACCTGTCCTGGACGACGATGGCCGGGATCGGCATGGTGGAGAGCCACCACGGCAACTACCGGGGCGCGATGGTCGCCGCCAACGGCGAGGTCACCCCGCCGATCCGCGGTATGCGGCTGGACGGTTCGAGCGGAAACCTCGAGATCCGCGACACCGACGCCGGGGCGCTCGACGGTGACGACGAACTGGACCGCGCGATGGGGCCCATGCAGTTCATCCCGGAGACGTGGCGGCTGTACGGCGTGGACGCCAACGGTGACGGCAAGGCCCATCCGGACAACATCGACGACGCGGCGCTGTCGGCGGCCGGATACCTCTGCTACACCGGCAAGGATCTGTCCACACCGCGTGGCTGGATGAACGCGCTGCGTGCCTACAACTACTCCGAGCAGTACGCCCGCACCGTGCGTGACTGGGCGACCGCGTACGCCGAGGGCCGCCGCCTGTAA
- the eno gene encoding phosphopyruvate hydratase, with the protein MPIIEQVGAREILDSRGNPTVEVELALTDGTFARAAVPSGASTGEHEAVELRDGGSRYGGKGVDKAVQAVLDEIAPAVIGMSADDQRLIDQALLDLDGTPDKSRLGANAILGVSLAVSKAAAESAGLPLFRYLGGPNAHILPVPMMNILNGGAHADTGVDVQEFMVAPIGAPSFKEALRWGAEVYHSLKSVLKKQGLATGLGDEGGFAPDVAGTKAALDLISTAIEGAGFSLGTDVTLALDVAATEFYTDGTGYSFEKETRTAEQMAEFYAGLLDAYPLVSIEDPLSEDDWDGWVALTTRIGDRVQLVGDDLFVTNPERLEEGIERGAANALLVKVNQIGTLTETLDAVALAHSSGYRTMMSHRSGETEDTTIADLAVAVGSGQIKTGAPARSERVAKYNQLLRIEETLGDAARYAGDLAFPRFALETK; encoded by the coding sequence GTGCCCATCATCGAGCAGGTCGGAGCCCGCGAGATCCTCGACTCCCGCGGCAACCCGACGGTCGAGGTCGAGTTGGCGCTGACCGACGGCACGTTCGCCCGGGCCGCGGTGCCCTCGGGCGCGTCGACCGGTGAGCACGAGGCCGTCGAACTGCGCGACGGTGGTTCCCGCTACGGCGGCAAGGGCGTCGACAAGGCCGTGCAGGCCGTGCTCGATGAGATCGCGCCCGCGGTGATCGGGATGAGCGCCGACGATCAGCGGCTGATCGACCAGGCCCTGCTCGACCTCGACGGCACCCCGGACAAGTCGCGGCTGGGTGCCAACGCGATCCTCGGGGTGTCGCTGGCAGTGTCGAAGGCCGCGGCCGAGTCGGCCGGTCTGCCGCTGTTCCGCTACCTCGGCGGCCCGAACGCCCACATCCTGCCGGTGCCGATGATGAACATCCTCAACGGCGGCGCGCACGCGGACACCGGCGTCGACGTCCAGGAGTTCATGGTCGCCCCGATCGGTGCGCCGTCGTTCAAGGAGGCGCTGCGCTGGGGCGCCGAGGTGTACCACTCGCTCAAGTCGGTGCTCAAGAAGCAGGGCCTGGCCACCGGCCTGGGTGACGAGGGCGGCTTCGCACCGGACGTGGCGGGCACCAAGGCCGCGCTGGACCTGATCTCGACGGCCATCGAGGGCGCCGGATTCTCGCTCGGCACCGATGTGACGCTGGCGCTCGACGTCGCGGCCACCGAGTTCTACACCGACGGCACGGGCTACAGCTTCGAGAAGGAGACCCGCACCGCTGAGCAGATGGCCGAGTTCTACGCCGGCCTGCTCGACGCCTATCCGCTGGTGTCGATCGAGGATCCGCTGTCCGAGGACGACTGGGACGGCTGGGTGGCGCTGACGACGCGAATCGGCGACCGGGTGCAGCTCGTCGGCGACGATCTGTTCGTCACCAACCCCGAGCGGCTCGAAGAGGGCATCGAACGCGGCGCCGCGAATGCGCTGCTGGTCAAGGTCAATCAGATCGGCACGCTCACCGAGACGCTCGACGCCGTCGCGCTGGCCCACAGCAGCGGGTACCGCACGATGATGAGCCACCGCAGCGGTGAGACCGAGGACACCACGATCGCCGACCTCGCCGTCGCCGTCGGCAGCGGCCAGATCAAGACCGGGGCGCCCGCCCGCAGCGAGCGCGTCGCGAAGTACAACCAGCTGCTGCGCATCGAGGAGACCCTCGGCGACGCCGCCCGGTATGCCGGTGACCTGGCCTTTCCGCGGTTTGCCCTGGAGACCAAATAG
- a CDS encoding FtsB family cell division protein, giving the protein MPESKRPDPKRRSPASRPGKPGGANRGRPKGTSTPRREPRAIEARPASEQQETESVGHAIVRRAERLAEEQSEQRFGSAARRAAILAAVVCVLTLTIAGPVRTYFSQRTEMKQLKATEEQLREQIAELEQQKVKLADPVFIAAQARERLGFVMPGDIPFQVQLPPGAVAPGAGPTPQEQITPSGQPWYTSLWHTIADEPHGATPAVPPEAPPGSPPPPAPPPPPGG; this is encoded by the coding sequence GTGCCCGAATCGAAGCGGCCCGATCCGAAGCGTCGGTCCCCGGCCTCCCGGCCGGGTAAACCCGGCGGCGCGAATCGGGGCCGCCCGAAGGGTACGTCCACACCTCGGCGCGAGCCCCGCGCCATCGAGGCCCGGCCGGCGTCGGAACAGCAGGAGACCGAATCGGTCGGCCACGCGATCGTGCGCCGGGCCGAACGGCTGGCCGAGGAGCAGTCCGAGCAGCGGTTCGGGTCGGCGGCGCGGCGCGCGGCGATTTTGGCCGCGGTGGTGTGCGTGCTGACGTTGACGATCGCCGGGCCGGTGCGGACGTACTTCTCGCAGCGCACCGAGATGAAGCAGCTCAAAGCCACCGAGGAGCAGTTGCGTGAGCAGATCGCCGAACTCGAGCAGCAGAAGGTGAAGCTGGCCGACCCCGTGTTCATCGCCGCGCAGGCACGTGAGCGGCTCGGTTTCGTGATGCCCGGGGACATCCCGTTCCAGGTGCAGCTGCCCCCGGGTGCGGTGGCGCCCGGTGCCGGCCCGACACCTCAGGAGCAGATCACCCCGTCCGGGCAGCCCTGGTACACCTCGCTGTGGCACACCATCGCCGACGAACCGCACGGGGCCACGCCCGCCGTCCCGCCGGAGGCGCCACCGGGGTCGCCGCCGCCGCCCGCTCCGCCCCCGCCGCCCGGTGGTTGA
- a CDS encoding DUF501 domain-containing protein yields MVERSDLDAVARQLGREPRGVLEIAYRCPNGEPGVVKTAPRLPDGTPFPTLYYLTHPALTAAASRLESEGLMRDMTQRLSQDSELADAYRRAHESYLAERDAIEPLGTTFTGGGMPDRVKCLHVLIAHALAKGPGVNPFGDEALAILAAEPGMRGILDEAKWSAN; encoded by the coding sequence GTGGTTGAGCGCAGCGATCTGGACGCCGTCGCGCGGCAGTTGGGCCGCGAGCCGCGTGGTGTCCTGGAGATCGCCTACCGCTGCCCCAACGGTGAGCCCGGCGTCGTCAAGACCGCGCCGCGGCTGCCCGACGGCACCCCGTTTCCGACGCTGTACTACCTCACGCATCCGGCGCTGACCGCGGCGGCGAGCCGGCTGGAATCCGAGGGTCTGATGCGGGACATGACCCAAAGACTCTCGCAGGACAGCGAATTGGCTGATGCCTACCGGCGGGCGCACGAGTCGTATCTGGCCGAGCGCGATGCGATCGAACCGCTGGGGACCACGTTCACCGGCGGCGGGATGCCGGATCGGGTGAAGTGTCTGCACGTGCTGATCGCCCATGCGCTGGCGAAGGGGCCGGGCGTGAATCCGTTCGGTGACGAGGCGTTGGCGATCCTGGCTGCCGAACCGGGTATGCGGGGGATTCTGGACGAGGCGAAGTGGAGCGCGAATTGA
- a CDS encoding Ppx/GppA phosphatase family protein, which produces MTRVAAVDCGTNSIRLLIADEADGRLTDVHREMRIVRLGQGVDATGEFAPDALARTRAALTDYAELMRVHEVAKVRMVATSAARDVANRDAFFQMTAEVLGGVVEGAVAEVISGTEEASLSFRGAVGDLDPADGPFVVVDLGGGSTEVVVGSGRPEDGVDASFSADIGCVRLTERCLHSDPPTADEVAAAREVIRGALDEALRHVPVQGVRTWVGVAGTMTTLAALAHRMTTYDSDAIHLSRTGFRALLDVCEELIAMTRQQRAVLGPMHEGRVDVIGGGAIIVEELARELRDRAGIDELVVSEHDILDGIALSIA; this is translated from the coding sequence TTGACTAGGGTGGCAGCGGTCGACTGCGGGACCAACTCGATCCGGTTGTTGATCGCCGACGAGGCCGACGGCAGGCTGACCGATGTGCACCGCGAGATGCGCATCGTGCGGCTGGGCCAGGGTGTCGACGCCACCGGTGAGTTCGCGCCGGATGCGCTGGCGCGCACCAGGGCCGCGCTCACCGATTACGCGGAGTTGATGCGCGTCCACGAGGTGGCGAAGGTGCGGATGGTGGCGACGTCGGCCGCCCGCGACGTCGCCAACCGCGACGCGTTCTTCCAGATGACCGCCGAGGTGCTGGGCGGTGTGGTCGAGGGGGCGGTTGCCGAGGTCATCAGCGGCACCGAGGAGGCCTCGTTGTCGTTCCGCGGGGCGGTCGGCGACCTCGATCCGGCGGACGGGCCGTTCGTGGTGGTCGATCTGGGCGGCGGGTCGACGGAAGTCGTGGTGGGGTCGGGCCGCCCCGAAGACGGCGTCGATGCGAGTTTCTCGGCCGACATCGGCTGCGTGCGGTTGACCGAGCGGTGCCTGCATTCGGATCCGCCGACCGCCGACGAGGTCGCCGCGGCGCGGGAGGTCATCCGCGGCGCGCTCGACGAGGCGCTGCGCCACGTCCCGGTGCAGGGTGTGCGCACCTGGGTCGGTGTGGCGGGCACGATGACGACGCTGGCGGCACTGGCGCACCGGATGACGACGTACGACTCCGACGCGATCCACCTGTCGCGCACTGGCTTTCGCGCATTGCTGGACGTGTGTGAGGAGCTCATCGCGATGACGCGCCAGCAGCGGGCGGTGCTGGGGCCGATGCACGAGGGCCGCGTCGACGTCATCGGTGGCGGCGCGATCATCGTCGAGGAGTTGGCGCGCGAACTGCGGGACCGGGCCGGCATCGACGAACTGGTGGTCAGCGAGCACGACATCCTCGACGGGATCGCCCTGTCGATCGCCTAG
- a CDS encoding radical SAM protein, protein MTAGMGLRGDRLHRYVTAYCPRCHDEAPERPLAEVERLSGRLVERDGHIWLERGCRTHGLVRTLYDEVPEILSYLEEWTAPTKTHIPDVAGNFDPVPQAYLRGLPEMQTQHTCILLQDISDTCNLRCPTCFTDSSPELRNVVPVTDILANVDQRLRRENGRLDVVMLSGGEPTLHPRLTDLLAGLRDRPITRILVNTNGVRIATDDALLDLLTAHRERVEVYLQYDGLSEAAQRHHRGGDLRRIKAAALQRLSEREIFTTLVMTTALGVNDDEIGQMVRLALDTPYVGGLTIQPQFGSGRSGDIDPLHRLTHTGVLDRLGPQTGGAVTWRDLTALPCSHPHCCSVGYLIRDDSDQWRSLVALIGHENLKEKLGLVSNRIADSEIPRQLRVAVQESLLGLLSEQSSLSHPQIGDIWQIICQTCDLGMSTLLTLASSALPGRRRKVRRLLGERVVRITVKPFMDMSTMIEERLVQCCVHVGTRSDQDQCAPFCAVQAWPALARQRLSATAGAALPIVAI, encoded by the coding sequence ATGACGGCCGGGATGGGCCTGCGCGGTGACCGGCTGCACCGCTATGTCACCGCCTACTGCCCCCGCTGCCACGACGAGGCACCCGAGCGGCCGCTGGCCGAGGTCGAACGGCTCAGCGGCCGCCTCGTCGAACGCGACGGCCACATCTGGCTGGAACGCGGCTGCCGCACCCACGGTCTGGTGCGCACGCTCTACGACGAGGTTCCCGAGATCCTGTCCTACCTCGAGGAATGGACGGCCCCGACGAAGACCCACATTCCCGACGTCGCGGGCAACTTCGATCCGGTCCCCCAGGCGTACCTGCGCGGCCTGCCCGAGATGCAGACCCAGCACACCTGCATCCTGCTGCAGGACATCTCCGACACCTGCAACCTGCGCTGCCCCACCTGCTTCACCGACTCCTCACCCGAACTGCGCAACGTGGTGCCCGTCACGGACATCCTCGCCAACGTCGACCAGCGCCTGCGCCGTGAGAACGGCCGCCTCGACGTGGTCATGCTCAGCGGCGGCGAGCCGACCCTGCATCCCCGGCTGACCGACCTGCTGGCAGGGCTGCGCGACCGGCCGATCACCCGGATCCTGGTCAACACCAACGGCGTCCGCATCGCCACCGACGACGCGCTGCTTGACCTGCTGACCGCCCACCGGGAGCGAGTCGAGGTCTACCTGCAGTACGACGGCCTGTCCGAGGCGGCGCAGCGGCACCACCGCGGCGGCGATCTGCGCCGCATCAAAGCCGCGGCGCTGCAACGCCTGTCGGAACGAGAGATCTTCACCACCCTCGTCATGACCACGGCGCTGGGCGTCAACGACGACGAGATCGGCCAGATGGTCCGGCTCGCGCTGGACACCCCGTACGTCGGCGGCCTGACCATCCAGCCGCAGTTCGGGTCCGGCAGATCCGGTGACATCGACCCGCTGCACCGGCTCACCCACACCGGGGTGCTCGACCGGCTCGGGCCGCAGACCGGCGGTGCGGTCACGTGGCGCGACCTGACCGCGCTGCCGTGTTCGCATCCGCACTGCTGCTCGGTCGGCTATCTCATCCGCGACGACAGCGATCAGTGGCGCTCCCTGGTCGCGCTCATCGGGCACGAGAACCTCAAGGAGAAACTCGGCCTGGTGTCCAACCGCATCGCCGACTCCGAGATCCCCAGGCAGCTGCGGGTGGCCGTGCAGGAATCGCTGCTCGGCCTGCTGTCCGAACAGTCCTCGCTGTCACATCCGCAGATCGGCGACATCTGGCAGATCATCTGCCAGACATGCGATCTCGGCATGTCCACGCTGCTGACGCTGGCCTCGTCCGCGCTGCCGGGACGCCGGCGCAAGGTCCGCCGACTGCTCGGCGAACGCGTCGTCCGCATCACCGTCAAACCGTTCATGGACATGTCGACGATGATCGAGGAACGACTCGTGCAGTGCTGCGTGCACGTGGGCACCCGCAGCGATCAGGACCAGTGCGCACCGTTCTGTGCGGTGCAGGCATGGCCCGCCCTTGCCCGGCAACGCCTCTCGGCGACGGCGGGAGCCGCGCTGCCGATCGTCGCGATCTAG
- a CDS encoding prolipoprotein diacylglyceryl transferase, translating to MTPEWHLGPVAVPVHGVFVGLGVLAALVVFVAEARRRGAVNEQSVVAAAGALVGGAIGMRLSGWARHLDPTANPSIAEAWEFGSRSILGGLLGAYLGVLVAKRIGGYRGKTGDLFAPAVALGIAVGRIGCHLTEAPGRPTSLPWGVHAPATTPDCAGCLSGQAMHPSFLYEIAFQLAAFAVLLWLRDRIHRPGELFVLYIAAYAAFRFLVEFTRANETVWLDLTRPQWFLLPSLLLIGIRLWYGHRRGYYRSAAHQQEARA from the coding sequence ATGACCCCCGAGTGGCACCTCGGCCCCGTCGCGGTGCCGGTGCACGGCGTGTTCGTCGGCCTCGGGGTCCTCGCGGCACTCGTCGTCTTCGTCGCCGAGGCCCGTCGCCGGGGTGCGGTCAACGAGCAGTCGGTCGTCGCCGCGGCCGGCGCCCTCGTCGGCGGGGCCATCGGCATGCGGCTCTCCGGCTGGGCGCGCCACCTCGACCCGACCGCGAACCCCAGCATCGCCGAAGCGTGGGAGTTCGGTTCCCGCAGCATCCTCGGCGGCCTCCTCGGCGCGTATCTCGGAGTCCTTGTCGCCAAACGGATCGGCGGCTACCGCGGTAAAACCGGCGACCTGTTCGCGCCCGCCGTCGCGCTGGGCATCGCGGTCGGCCGCATCGGCTGCCACCTGACCGAAGCACCCGGCCGCCCGACCTCGCTGCCCTGGGGTGTCCACGCGCCGGCCACCACACCGGACTGTGCCGGCTGCCTCAGCGGACAGGCCATGCACCCCTCGTTCCTCTACGAAATCGCTTTCCAGCTCGCCGCTTTCGCGGTCCTGCTGTGGTTGCGCGACCGGATCCACCGCCCCGGCGAGCTCTTCGTGCTCTACATCGCCGCCTACGCCGCCTTCCGCTTCCTCGTCGAGTTCACCCGGGCGAACGAAACCGTGTGGCTCGATCTCACTCGGCCGCAATGGTTCCTGCTGCCGTCACTGCTCCTCATCGGTATTCGACTGTGGTACGGCCACCGACGTGGTTACTATCGCTCGGCAGCCCACCAGCAGGAAGCGCGCGCATGA
- a CDS encoding ZIP family metal transporter, with product MSSALLWGLVAASSLIIGALAGVARRWNRRLIGLVLGFGAGALVASISFELAEEGFRVGGALSVSLGLAVGAVTFYVADRLVDRLGSAKKQATGFPLLLGALLDGIPEQAVLGIGIAGGGAVSPALLTAIFVSNLPEAIGSASDLRGAGHRTRGILLGWTAIALLCAAATVGGFQLQEIAGAPLQGGIDGFAAGALLVMLVGSMIPEATEKARELAGLAAVLGFALAAGLSLAS from the coding sequence GTGAGCAGCGCGCTCCTGTGGGGGCTGGTCGCCGCCTCCTCACTGATCATCGGCGCCCTGGCGGGCGTCGCACGCAGATGGAACCGCCGCCTCATCGGGCTGGTGCTGGGCTTCGGCGCCGGAGCGCTGGTCGCCAGCATCTCGTTCGAACTCGCCGAGGAGGGCTTTCGCGTCGGCGGCGCCCTCTCGGTGTCGCTGGGCCTGGCCGTCGGCGCGGTGACCTTCTACGTCGCCGACCGCCTGGTCGACCGGCTCGGCAGCGCCAAGAAACAGGCGACGGGGTTTCCCCTGCTGCTGGGCGCCCTCCTCGACGGCATTCCCGAACAAGCCGTGCTCGGCATCGGCATCGCCGGGGGCGGCGCCGTCAGCCCCGCACTGCTCACCGCGATCTTCGTCTCCAACCTTCCCGAGGCCATCGGCTCGGCCAGCGATCTGCGCGGCGCAGGACACCGGACCCGGGGCATCCTGCTGGGCTGGACCGCCATCGCCCTGCTCTGCGCGGCCGCCACCGTGGGCGGGTTCCAACTGCAGGAGATCGCCGGCGCACCGTTGCAGGGCGGCATCGACGGATTCGCCGCCGGGGCGCTGCTGGTCATGCTCGTCGGCTCGATGATCCCGGAGGCCACCGAGAAGGCCCGCGAATTGGCGGGCCTGGCAGCGGTGCTGGGCTTCGCGCTCGCCGCGGGTCTGTCCTTGGCGTCCTAG
- a CDS encoding DUF4383 domain-containing protein, which translates to MVKRPTLMAVQGAALFVGAGYLLLGALGFLPGVTTDHDALRWAGHDSDALLFGVFAVSGLHNTLHLVLGAAGMFCARTYAASRAYLLAGGVILLGMWIYRAASGHSGIADLFPLNRADNWLHFALGAVMVILALTLAAQHDPTKPRSRARARSRAKSGA; encoded by the coding sequence ATGGTGAAGAGACCTACGTTGATGGCTGTCCAGGGTGCGGCGCTGTTCGTCGGTGCCGGCTACCTCCTCCTCGGCGCGCTCGGCTTCCTGCCGGGCGTCACCACAGACCACGACGCCCTCCGATGGGCGGGCCACGACTCCGACGCACTCCTGTTCGGCGTGTTCGCCGTCTCGGGCCTGCACAACACCCTGCACCTCGTCCTCGGTGCGGCAGGCATGTTCTGCGCGCGCACCTACGCCGCATCGCGCGCCTATCTGCTGGCCGGTGGTGTCATCCTCCTCGGCATGTGGATCTACCGGGCCGCGTCGGGGCACAGCGGCATCGCCGACCTCTTCCCGCTCAACCGTGCCGACAACTGGCTGCACTTCGCGCTCGGCGCCGTGATGGTCATTCTCGCGTTGACCCTTGCGGCTCAACACGATCCGACCAAACCTCGATCACGGGCCCGCGCGAGGTCACGCGCCAAATCCGGCGCATAG
- a CDS encoding DUF4383 domain-containing protein has translation MAYNEPARTGGAMGRYPTSLQKAAAAVGVVFLLVGILGFIPGITTNYDTMTFASHHSEAALLGIFNVSILHNLVHLLFGVAGILMGRTWNGARTYLIGGGVIYLLLFIYGMLIDHDSSANFVPVNDADNWLHLVLAIGMIGLGVALSRRDTVHAPGRTPPATR, from the coding sequence ATGGCATACAACGAACCGGCGCGAACCGGCGGAGCAATGGGGAGGTATCCGACCTCGCTGCAGAAGGCGGCGGCCGCGGTCGGTGTTGTGTTCCTCCTCGTCGGCATTCTCGGGTTCATCCCGGGGATCACGACGAACTACGACACGATGACGTTCGCCAGCCACCATTCCGAGGCAGCGCTGCTCGGCATCTTCAACGTGTCGATCCTGCACAACCTCGTGCACCTGCTGTTCGGCGTCGCCGGCATCCTGATGGGCCGCACGTGGAATGGCGCGCGCACCTACCTGATCGGCGGCGGTGTCATCTATCTGCTGCTGTTCATCTACGGCATGCTGATCGATCACGACAGCAGCGCGAACTTCGTGCCGGTCAACGACGCCGACAACTGGCTGCACCTCGTGCTGGCCATCGGCATGATCGGTCTCGGCGTCGCGCTCAGTCGTCGCGACACCGTCCACGCCCCCGGACGGACGCCGCCCGCCACCCGCTGA